ACGATCTGTTAGACTACGCCCGCGGCGAAATGGGTGTCCTAAAAGTTCGGGTTCAACCGCTCAACATCTCACCCTTGCTTCTCGACCTTGCGGCGGAGGTCTCGCCCCAGTTCGACCGCAAACAACAGTCATTGGAACTCGAAATCGATGATGACATTCCATTGGTCACCGCAGATGAGGATCGGCTGCGCCAGGTTCTGCTCAACCTACTCAACAATGCGGCCAAGTTCACGCAACGCGGCGGGCAGATTACCATTGGCGCAACCGTTAGTGGTAAAATGCTTCAATTAAGCGTCGCCGATACTGGGCGCGGCATGTCGCCTGAGGAGCAGGCTCATATCTTCAAGCCGTACTACCGGGTTGAAGATGAGATTGATCCGAACGACGGCATGGGCATCGGGCTCACTTTATGTAAGATGCTGGTTACCCTTCAGGGCGGAGACATCTGGTTCGAAAGCGAAAAAGGCCGAGGCAGCACATTTTACTTCACGCTGCCACTGGCGATGAAAGTGGAGAGAGATGGTTAACAAACCTGAGCTGACCGTAGTCCTCATCGAAGATGACGCAGAGATCATCGAGGCAATAACCCTGACCTTCAAGATCAGGTGGCCCCAGGCTACCTTCCTCTCGACCGATTCCGGTCAGGAGGGCTTAACACTGATTGAAAAACACAATCCCGATCTGGTTATATTGGACCTCGGATTGCCCGATACTAACGGTTATAATGTATTAAAAGAAATCCGGCGTTTCAGCCACGTGCCGGTGATCATCCTCACTGCTCGGGGCGATGAGACAGATATTGTCCGCGGCCTGGAACTAGGCGCCGACGAGTACATCATCAAACCTTTCCGCCAGATGGAACTCCTTGCTCGTGTTAAAGCGGTCCTGCGTCGCCAGGAAGCCGTCTCCGAGGAATTGCCTCTTGCCGTTGGAACTATGACACTTGGTCCCTCGATCCGTGATCTAACCCTCAAGGGTAAAAAGATCAACCTTACTCGCACCGAGGGCATCGTGCTCGGTCAGCTCATGCGTCATGTCGGCCATCCGGTATCTCACGCCGTCCTGGCTAAGGCGCTCTGGGGTGAGGAATACCCCGGCGCGGCCGAGAGCCTGAAGGTGTATGTCCGCCATCTCCGGGAAAAGATCGAAGAAAATCCCAGCGACCCGAAGCTCCTGCTCACCCGAATCGGGGCCGGTTATCAGTTAGCTAAACCCGAGTAGATTTTATCTAAAGGGCGGGTCACAAAGCCCGCCCGTTCCTTATCTCCCCATCGTATTCTCAACGCATCGAGGTTACATCGGAAACCATGGCTATTTTTAAAGTGGCAATGCTGCATCTTGACCCCCGCCCCGGCGAGTTGGATGCCAACCGCTCGCTCATCGAGAGGGCAGTGCGTTTGGCCGCCGTCAGGGGTGCCCGATTCATTGTCACCCCCGAGCTTGTCGAGAGCGGCTATCATTTCCGCGATCACATCGGTACCGATTGGGTTGGTCCTGAATCGAGAGCCTGGCTCGATCGCATGAACGCCCTGGCCTACGAACTTGGCGTGACTCTTCTACTCGCCACTGCCGAGCGCGACACCGGGACCGGGCAACTGTACAACACCATGTTCGCCCTGACGGGGGACAAGCGATACACCGGCAAGCACCGGAAGATCAACATTCACCCCTCCCACACCCTGGAGTCGTGGTCAGGGGTCAGCGATAGCGCCGAAATTATCGAACTGCCTCAATTCAAGATCGGCGTGCTCATCTGTGCCGATGCCTGGCGGCCTTCCATCGCCAGAGAACTGGCGGCCAAGGGTGCCGAACTCCTGATCTCCGGCGCCAACTGGGGGGAAAGGCCGTGCCCGCCGGGAGACTGTTGGGAAAAACGCTCGCTGGAGAACGGCATCCCTGTCTGGGTCTGCAACCGCACCGGCGTCGAGGCCGAGCTAAATTTCGAGGATGCCCCGAGTGTGGTCTCAGTGGGTGGCAAGCGGTTGCTCAGTCATACCGGTTCAGGTTCGGCGGTGCTTCTTTTCGATTGGGACCTGGAAAAGAAAATGCCGCTTCAAAACGAGTTCGAAGTCGTCCCCGTTTTCTAGATCCGCTCCAAAATTCGAGCGCCTGATTGTGACGGGAATTTTATACCACCGGGTAACCCGCCGCCAGCCAAGCCTCGGTGCCGCCGTCCATATCGTATGCCTCGGTAAAACCGAGGTCTTTCATGATGTCCGTCGCCAGGCCCGACCGATGTAAAGTCCGGCAATAGACTAGGTAGCGCTTGTTCCGGTCCAGGTTCCCGACTTCGCTCTGGAAATTCCCTGCGTTGTAGTCAATATTGATAGCACCGGCCAGGTGTCCCTGGTTGAATTCCGAGGGCGTACGGACGTCCAGTACAAAAAAATCAACCTTTCCGGCGTTGTCATGGATCAAGGCACTAGCATCAGACACGCTTATCTTGCGGATGGTCTGGTTCGGACTCGTTTCAGAAGAGCTCCCGGCGCAGCCCACGATAGTTACCGTTACCGCCGCCGTCATGATCACGATCCTCAAAATTCTCAATGAAATGGTCCTATTCTATTTCTGGATCAGGGACATGAATTCTGCCCGGGTCGCCGCCCGTTTGGAGAAGATACCCCGCAAGGCGCTAGTAACCACCTTGGCGCCCGGTTTTTTGATCCCCCGCATGGTCATGCACATGTGTTCAGCCTCGATGACCACTCCCACCCCATCGGGTTTGAGTCCGTCCATAATGGCATCGGCAATTTCGGTAGCCATGCGTTCCTGGATCTGGGGGCGCCGCGCGATAATATCCACCACCCTGGCTAGCTTAGATATCCCGACGACTCTTCCGTCCACACCCGGTACGTAAGCGACGTGCGCCACGCCGGAAAATGGCAGAAGGTGGTGCTCGCACATCGAATAAAATGGGATATCTCTTAGTATCACCATTTCCCGATGCCCTAGTTCATATCCAACCTTGAGTTCATCCACCGGGTTTTGGTTCATCCCACCGAAAATCTCAGCGTACATCTGCGCCACCCGTTGAGGCGTGTCGATGAGTCCTTCGCGTAGAGGATCGTCGCCAATTGCTTTCAGAATATTCTCGACAGCAGTTTTTATGGTCTTTTCGTCGATCATATATTTTCCAATCAGCTTCTAATTCTTTCGATTTTTTCAACT
This is a stretch of genomic DNA from Dehalogenimonas etheniformans. It encodes these proteins:
- a CDS encoding response regulator transcription factor, which encodes MVNKPELTVVLIEDDAEIIEAITLTFKIRWPQATFLSTDSGQEGLTLIEKHNPDLVILDLGLPDTNGYNVLKEIRRFSHVPVIILTARGDETDIVRGLELGADEYIIKPFRQMELLARVKAVLRRQEAVSEELPLAVGTMTLGPSIRDLTLKGKKINLTRTEGIVLGQLMRHVGHPVSHAVLAKALWGEEYPGAAESLKVYVRHLREKIEENPSDPKLLLTRIGAGYQLAKPE
- a CDS encoding carbon-nitrogen hydrolase family protein, with product MAIFKVAMLHLDPRPGELDANRSLIERAVRLAAVRGARFIVTPELVESGYHFRDHIGTDWVGPESRAWLDRMNALAYELGVTLLLATAERDTGTGQLYNTMFALTGDKRYTGKHRKINIHPSHTLESWSGVSDSAEIIELPQFKIGVLICADAWRPSIARELAAKGAELLISGANWGERPCPPGDCWEKRSLENGIPVWVCNRTGVEAELNFEDAPSVVSVGGKRLLSHTGSGSAVLLFDWDLEKKMPLQNEFEVVPVF
- a CDS encoding rhodanese-like domain-containing protein — its product is MTAAVTVTIVGCAGSSSETSPNQTIRKISVSDASALIHDNAGKVDFFVLDVRTPSEFNQGHLAGAINIDYNAGNFQSEVGNLDRNKRYLVYCRTLHRSGLATDIMKDLGFTEAYDMDGGTEAWLAAGYPVV
- the folE gene encoding GTP cyclohydrolase I FolE, which gives rise to MIDEKTIKTAVENILKAIGDDPLREGLIDTPQRVAQMYAEIFGGMNQNPVDELKVGYELGHREMVILRDIPFYSMCEHHLLPFSGVAHVAYVPGVDGRVVGISKLARVVDIIARRPQIQERMATEIADAIMDGLKPDGVGVVIEAEHMCMTMRGIKKPGAKVVTSALRGIFSKRAATRAEFMSLIQK